A genomic region of Pyrus communis chromosome 14, drPyrComm1.1, whole genome shotgun sequence contains the following coding sequences:
- the LOC137715859 gene encoding tetraspanin-3-like, with amino-acid sequence MRASNHLIGLLNFITFLLSIPILGGGIWLSSRANNTDCLKFLQWPLIVIGVAIMVVSLAGFAGACYRNTFLMWAYLFVMFFIIAALIGFIIFAYAVTDKGSGRAETNRAYLDYYLQDYSGWLEERVADNSYWGKIASCVRDSKTCKKMGRTMNGVPETADMFYNRNLNPIQSGCCKPPTECGYSYVNETVWTTGGGLVGTNPDCTMWNNDQEQLCYSCNSCKAGVLASIKKSWRKVSVINIVVLIILVIFYVIGCAAFRNNRRMDNDEPYGQARMTKSQPSAFQL; translated from the exons ATGAGGGCTAGCAACCACTTGATTGGACTACTAAATTTCATAACTTTCCTCCTCTCGATCCCCATCCTGGGCGGAGGAATCTGGCTGAGCAGCCGCGCCAACAACACCGACTGCCTCAAGTTCCTCCAATGGCCGCTCATCGTCATAGGGGTCGCAATCATGGTGGTTTCCCTTGCTGGGTTCGCGGGTGCGTGCTACAGGAACACCTTTCTTATGTGGGCGTATCTATTCGTCATGTTCTTCATCATCGCCGCCCTCATCGGCTTCATCATCTTCGCCTACGCCGTCACTGACAAGGGCTCCGGCAGGGCGGAGACGAATAGGGCTTACTTGGACTACTACCTGCAGGACTATTCCGGCTGGCTGGAGGAGCGCGTGGCGGATAATAGCTACTGGGGGAAGATTGCTTCTTGTGTGAGGGACTCAAAAACCTGTAAAAAGATGGGGAGGACTATGAATGGTGTGCCTGAGACTGCTGACATGTTCTACAACAGAAACCTCAATCCTATCCAG TCTGGCTGCTGCAAGCCCCCTACAGAATGTGGCTATAGCTATGTGAACGAGACAGTCTGGACCACCGGAGGAGGATTGGTCGGGACCAATCCGGACTGCACGATGTGGAACAATGACCAAGAGCAACTCTGCTATTCCTGCAACTCTTGCAAAGCTGGTGTCTTGGCCAGCATCAAGAAGAGCTGGAGGAAGGTCTCTGTGATCAACATTGTTGTGTTAATCATCCTAGTTATCTTCTATGTGATAGGTTGTGCAGCATTCCGAAACAACCGTCGGATGGACAACGATGAACCCTACGGGCAGGCGCGGATGACAAAATCACAACCAAGTGCTTTTCAACTTTAA
- the LOC137714295 gene encoding uncharacterized protein, which yields MGEAIVTAIQTAIRPPQRTPLETMYNLKLDKFKGNEGHEGAERWLKHIEKIFRVLHNQGNLPIERWVETTSWFLDTESAASWEQELRRLTPAQRTDWNVFKDVFKRRFVPPEYIDRKKQEFTELRQRKMTANEYYRRFTDLSRYHPDVAGNPAEMLPRFRLGTRKMWRSMATTTHCESYQDFYEILLRIEDSENMSSDSDEEKDGNQKKDDKGKGQASFGPRQTQNFKRGGASSSSSSGGFSASGQGQGGRFAGGARGQRQGDGGRGRAPVCRRCNNQHFGECRRGSSGCFTYGQMGHRAANCRGGAYHYQGDAVPYAPGQYQYPHDPYSQGGYPPYPGSYMPYPPAPAGGSKWYQGRQYQQGEIATSSAGSSRQSGQPSQGRGTQGHGVQASRGRDGRQQGHGRFHNISLQDAQNNPDLIMAKKLLSKGCQGYLAHVVLDEAVPSRVEDVRVVRHFPDVFPEDLPAPAELRELKVQLQELMDKGFIQPSTSPWGAPVLFVRKKDGTLRLCIDYRQLNRVTIKKPLSIASYR from the exons ATGGGGGAAGCTATTGTTACCGCTATTCAGACAGCtatccgccctccccagaggactcctttggagactatgtacaatctgaaatTGGATAAGTTCAAAGGTAATGAGGGTCACGAGGGCGCAGAGCGATGGTTAAAGCACATTGAGAAGATTTTCCGTGTGTTGCAcaatcaggggaaccttcctattgagaggtgggtcgagacgacctcatggtttctggatacggagtctgcagcctcgtgggagcaggagcttcgtcggttgactccagctcagaggactGATTGGAACGTTTTCAAGGATGTGTTCAAGAGGaggtttgtgcctcctgagtacattgatcgtAAGAAACAGGAGTTCACCGAGCTGAGACAGCGGAAGATGACGGCTAATGAGTACTATCGCAGGTttactgatttgtctcgttaccATCCTGACGTTGCTGGTAATCCAGCGGAGATGCTTCCCCGTTTCCGCTTAGGCACCAGGAAGatgtggcgttctatggcgactactacacactgtgagtcctaccaggatttctatgagatattgttgaggattgaggactcAGAGAACATGTCGAGCGACAGTGATGAAGAGAAAGAtggcaatcagaagaaagatgacaagggtAAAGGTCAAGCGTCGTtcgggccccgtcagactcagaacttcaagaggggtggcgCTAGTTCGAGTTcttctagtggtggtttcagtgcctctggacagGGACAAGGAGGTAGGTTTGCTGGAGgcgctcgaggccagagacagggtGATGGTGGCCGAGGCCGAGCCCCAgtttgccgtaggtgtaataaccagcatttcggcgagtgcaggcgtggcagcagtggttgcttcacgtatgggcagatgggacatcgggctgcGAATT gtagaggtggtgcctaccactaccagggtgatgctgttccctatgctccgggacagtatcagtatccccaTGACCCGTATTCACAGGGTGGTTATCCTCCGTATCCTGGCAgttatatgccgtatcctccagccccAGCAGGTGGTTCTAAGTGGTACCAGGGAAGACAATATCAGCAGGGAgagattgccactagtagtgcagggtcttcgagacagtcgggtcagcccagtcaggggcgtggtacTCAGGGTCACGGTGTTCAGGCCAGCAGAGGTCGCGacggacgacagcagggccatGGGCGTTTTCataatatttccctgcaggatgctcagaacaacccggatctgattatgg cgaaaaagttgttgtctaaaggttgccaggggtacctagctcatgtggtgttagatGAAGCCGTTCCTagcagagttgaggatgtgagagtggtcagacactttcccgatgttttccccgaggatttacctg ctcccgctgagttaagggaattgaaagttcagttgcaaGAATTAATGGATAAGGGgttcattcagcctagtacttcgccttggggggctccagtattgtttgtgagaaagaaagacggaactttaAGGCTGTGTATtgactacaggcaattgaatcgggtgacgattaaaaaaccgttatccattgcgtcgtatcgatga
- the LOC137716567 gene encoding F-box protein At1g30790-like, producing METDSELPSEIIGFQILSRISAKSLMRFKSVCKSWSSLIRSPSFVNAHRKFYRNKHSHLLLTTWDESARQQHFFSVQINQEGSPTLVTHLLKLPTPPGKNVERLYEALSINGLVCLYLSDNLFPNQTDHNHPVRIFNPCTRECIVLPHDLPAYRTIRVTHHFGFSSHTNEYKVLQVKRFQPLNSTRDMSFMVKIFKLGTSSWRRIEADIHDLPFDPLKCQFERRSVCVYGAIHWMHDSTQNIIAVFDLKDERFRAIPLPEDYDCRIHGINDKLGNIFEMEGCLALIGDKQLRQMNTMELWILKDYQNQVWVKETITFPFSWRELVYPVPFYTIHTGELLLLQSSRLLRQDSSEARVLFYNLKSRSFRSESVFPESILPNDIRLKLLAHYDDCIVPLR from the coding sequence ATGGAAACGGATTCAGAGCTGCCGAGCGAAATTATTGGCTTTCAGATACTTTCGAGGATATCCGCGAAGTCTCTGATGCGCTTCAAATCCGTATGCAAGTCTTGGTCTTCTCTCATCCGCAGCCCTTCCTTTGTCAATGCCCATCGAAAATTCTACCGCAACAAGCACAGTCACCTCCTCCTCACCACCTGGGACGAATCTGCGAGGCAGCAACACTTCTTTTCTGTACAAATCAACCAAGAAGGAAGTCCAACTCTTGTCACCCACCTTCTAAAACTTCCAACACCGCCAGGTAAGAATGTTGAACGTCTCTACGAAGCACTGAGTATCAACGGCTTAGTCTGTCTTTACCTTTCTGACAACTTGTTTCCCAATCAAACCGATCACAACCATCCTGTTCGAATATTCAATCCGTGCACCCGAGAGTGTATAGTTCTTCCTCATGATTTACCTGCGTACCGCACCATCCGTGTTACGCACCACTTTGGGTTCAGTTCTCACACGAACGAGTATAAGGTCCTTCAGGTGAAAAGGTTTCAGCCTCTAAATTCGACAAGGGACATGAGTTTCATGGTCAAGATTTTCAAACTAGGTACAAGTTCATGGAGACGGATAGAGGCAGACATTCACGATCTCCCATTTGATCCGCTGAAGTGCCAGTTTGAAAGGAGAAGTGTGTGCGTCTATGGAGCCATACATTGGATGCACGACTCAACACAAAATATTATCGCGGTTTTCGACCTTAAAGATGAGAGATTCAGAGCCATCCCACTCCCTGAAGACTACGATTGCAGAATTCATGGTATTAACGATAAGCTTGGGAACATATTTGAAATGGAAGGGTGTTTGGCTCTAATAGGTGACAAACAGTTGAGGCAGATGAATACAATGGAATTATGGATTTTGAAGGACTACCAAAACCAGGTGTGGGTTAAGGAAACTATCACCTTTCCGTTTAGTTGGAGAGAGTTAGTGTACCCTGTTCCTTTCTATACAATTCACACCGGtgagctcctcctcctccaatcTTCAAGATTACTCCGACAAGATTCGTCAGAAGCAAGGGTGCTTTTTTACAATTTGAAGAGTAGAAGTTTTAGAAGTGAAAGTGTTTTTCCAGAATCGATACTTCCTAATGATATTCGGTTGAAGTTACTTGCTCATTATGATGACTGTATTGTCCCTTTAAGGTGA